The sequence below is a genomic window from Archangium lipolyticum.
ACCACCTCGAAGAGGAGGAAGAGCATCCGCCCTCCGTCCAGCGAGGGCAGGGGCAGCAGGTGGAAGAAGGCGAGCGCCACCGAGACGCTCACCAGCACGCGCAGGAAGGCTCCCAGGCCGCTGGCCGCCGCGCCCGAGGACTGCTTCACCAGCCCCACCGGGTTGGCCATGTCGAGGCCCTGCTTGCCCTGCAGCATGCGGTGCAGCATCCGGGTGCCCTCGGATACCAGGTTCGCCGTGTGCGCCACGGCCTGCATCAGCGCCTGACCCGGGTCATGGGTGCGGTACACGTACTGCTGGCTCACGCCGATGCGGCCCTCTCCCCGCTCGTCCGGACGCGGGCGCACCGTCACCTCGCGCGGTTCGTCCTGGCGCTCGACCCCCAGCTTCAGCTCGCGTCCGGGGTTCTGGGCGATGAGCTCCACGAACTCGGCCCAGCTTCCCAGGGGCACGCCGTCCACGCTGACGATGCGGTCCCCGGGCACCAGCTGGGCGCGCGCCGCCTCCGAGCCGGGAACGATGGTGCCCACCGTGAGCGGCACCACCACGTGCGTGCCCGAGGTGTAGAGCGCGACGAGGATGCCCAGGGCCACCAGCGCGTTGGTCAGCGGCCCCGCCAGCAGCACCCACATGCGCTTCCAGGGGCTCTTCGACGAGAAGCTCGTGGGGTCCGAGGCATCCAACCCCGGCTCATGGGGGTTCATCCCGTGGATGCGGACCGAGCCGCCCAGCGGGACGGCGCCGAGCACGTACTCCGTGCCCTTGAGCCGCCAGGTGAGGACCGCGGGCCCGAAGCCGATCATGTAGCGGTGGACCCGCACGCCCACCAGCCGGGCGGCCACGAGGTGCCCCAGCTCGTGCAGTGCCACGAGCAGTCCGAGGGCGAGGATGAGCGGGAGGTAGTGCATCCGGAGGGTTGCCTCAGGGTTTCCGACGCTGCCCCGTCCGCTTGCAGGTCAGGTCGTCGGCGAGGAGGGTGCCGTGGTCGAAACACAGCCGCTTGGGCAGGGCATCCACCGGATTCTTGAACTGGGACATGAGGGGGACAGTCTAGCCGCTGGCCTCGCGGTTGCACTCTCCGCACGTATGCCCGGGTTGGGCTACCCTGGGGGGCGTGGCTGCTACCCGACTGTTCCGCCCGCTCCTCCTGTCCTCCCTGGCCCTCACCCTGAGCGTGGGCTGTACCCGCGCCTACCTCCAGAACGAGGGCCGCTACGAGTTCATGGCCATGGAAGTGCTGCGCGACGACTGCGCCATGCTCTCCTCTCCCGAGGCGCTCTGGGGGGGCACGCTCCAGATCTCCGGCGAGGTGGTCCGCATGGACTACGAGCTGCTGCACCTCCACCTCGTGGGCTCCTTTCTCGATGGAGGCCCGGACGACGAAGACGCCTTCTCGATGGACGGCAGCGTGACCAACGCCTCGCTCACCGCCAACGGCCAGCAGTGCATCGTGGACCAGGTGACCATGCACCTGGATGGAACGACCCTGTGCGCCACGCGGTTCGATGGCGTGATGCGCGTGCGCTACCACCCTCGGCTCTATCAGCCCGAGTGCGCCTGCGAGCTCTGGGTCCGGTATCAAGCCGTCCAGGACGGCTCTTCTTGCGCACCCGCGCGTTGAGGAGGACGGGAGCGCCTGGCGCTCAGCGCTCCAGGTGGGTGATGCCCGCCTCGAGCAGCGCGGCCACGCCCCGCCGGGCCACGTGCACCACCTTGTGGCGGTAGGGCGTGCCCGGCGCCGTGTAGTGGGTGCTCACCTTGTGGTGCAGCTCCGTGGCACCCCAGACGAGCACCAGGTCTCCCCACTCCAGGTCACTCTGGGCCTTGCCGGCCGTGCGCCGCTCGGTGCCGTCCACCATGCGCAGCTCGATCCGGGTTCCGAGCTTGCTCTCCAACTCCTCGCGCACCGACGGCGAGCCGCCCACCACCACCACCCGGCGCACCCCATGGCGCTCACACGCTTCCAGGAAGGCCACCTCGGCGCGCCGGTTGTTCGAGCCCCCGCAGTGCTCACAATGGCTGCGGGGCTCCACCGGCAGCGGCTCCCGCCCGCTGGACCAGGCCACCTGCTGGCAGGCGGGGGCCGTGCACACCCGGTAGAAGCGCTCGGCCAGGAGCTGCTCGGCCTTGGGCAGCTTGGTCTCGCTGATGCGTACCTTGCGAGGGCTGGTGAGGTTCGCCTCCTCCAACACGGCCCGGGCGCGGGCTCGCGAGTCCGGTGAGGAGATGCCCCGCTCGCCCAGCCACCCGTCGATGTCCTTGTCCGCGCTCACCTGGGGCCGTTCTCCGTGAAGAGCTCGCCCTGGGTGGGCCCGGCCTGGACTGGCGGGTTGCCTCCGAGCGCTTCCCGTACCGGCGCGAAGCTGCGGCGATGGATGGGCAGCACCCCCTTGTCCCGGATGGCCTGCACGTGCGAGGCCGTGGGGTAGCCCTTGTGCTCGGCGAGGCCGTAGCCCGGGTATCGCGCGTCCAACTCCCGCATCAGCCTGTCCCTCGTCGTCTTCGCCAGCACCGATGCCGCGGCGATGCTCAGCGAGAGCGCGTCTCCCTTGATGATGCCGCGCTGGGGCAGGGTGCACTCGGGAATCGTGAAGGCGTCCAGCAGCACGTAGTCCGGCCGGATGCCCAGCGCCTCCACCGCGCGGTGCATGGCCAGCAGGCTCGCCCGGCGGATGTTGAGCCGGTCGATCTCCTCCGCATCCGCCTGGCCCACCGCCCAGGCCACCGCGCCCTGCTTGATGGCCTCGGCCAGCTCGTCGCGGCGCGCCTCGTCGGCGATCTTCTTCGAGTCGTCCAGCCCCTCCAGCCGCCAGCCCTTGGGGAGGATGGCCGCCGCGGCCACCACCGGACCGGCGAGCGGGCCCCTGCCTGCCTCGTCCACCCCGGCGATGTGCGTGTGGCCCTGCTCCCACAGCTCGCTCTCGAAGCGCAGCAGGTGGCGCAGGCGCTGGCCCTCGGCGCGGTTCTTCCCCTGGCGCGAGCGGATGCGGCGGACGAGGGTCTTCGCTCCCTGGCGTGGATCCGCCTCCAGTGCCTCCAGGAGGCCCGATGGGACGGAGTGCTCCTGGGTAATGAAGCGCTCGGTCAACTCCGCGAGGGAGTGCTGGAGGAGGTCTTCCACACTCGGCATGACGCCCTCAACCTAGCGAGTTGGGGCGCGAGGGACAAACTCCGAGTGAGGAAGCAGCCGACCGGAGGCGCTTACGGGTGGAGCTGGAGCCGCACCATGGAGGGCTCGGGGTGGCAGTGGCAGTCGTCGCACGTCCAGGCCACCTCGGCCGGGGCGCTCACCTTGGAGCCGGCGGTGGCCGTCAGCCTCACGGCGCCCGAGCCGATCTCCTCGTTCACCGCCGTGGTGATTCCCCTGTCACCGGTGGTGCTGGTGATGGTGCGTCCCGTGTCCAGGTTGGTGGCCGTGACGGTGGCGTCCCGTACGGTGGTTCCCTGTGCGTCCACCACCTCCACGCGCAACGTGACGAGGTTCTCGGTGCAGGGGTCTCCCTGGCGGTTGACCCGCACGCCTCCATCACAGGAGACGAGGGGCGCGAGGCCCAGGAGGAGCAGCAGATTTCGTGCCTGGAGCATGCGGAGGGATTGCGCACGCTCCTGCGTGGAGGCAATGCCGGGTGTCAGGTGGTGGGCGGAAGGCGGGCCTGGGCGAAGCGGGAGGCGTCCGTATCCGGGTACCGGTCGACGATGTAACGGTAGACGTCCCGGGCGCGTGACGGCTCCTGCATGCGCTCGCCGAGGACGCGGGCCAGCAGGACGAGGGCGCGCGGGGCGATGGGGTCATCCGGGGCCACGTCCGCCGCGGACTCCAGCGCGCGCACGGCCAGGGTGTAGTCCTCGTAGGTCGCCGCCGCCTGTCCGACGAAGAGGTGCAGCTCCGGGGCGATGGCCGTCCTGGGAAGGCCCAGTGCGGCGTAGAGCGAGAGCGCCTCGAGGACATCGCGGGCCTGGACCGCCCTGGCGAGCTCCTGGAGCTGGGTCTCGGGCGGGGCCGGGGCTCCTCCCGGGGGGGGCGCCGCCACCGCGGTGCTCGGCACCGGGAGCTGTGTGTCCTGGGGGAGCAGCGAGGTGCTCGGCGCCGCGTCCAGCAAGGGGAGGAGGTAGTCGTTCGGGGCGCCATACCCGAGGGCATCCCCGCGCGTGTAGAGGAGCAGCCCGAGCACGCGCGCCATGACGAAGGCCACGAGGCACTCGAGGCTCGCGGAGAGCCAGCTCGACAGGACGAGGATGTTCACC
It includes:
- a CDS encoding M50 family metallopeptidase, with the translated sequence MHYLPLILALGLLVALHELGHLVAARLVGVRVHRYMIGFGPAVLTWRLKGTEYVLGAVPLGGSVRIHGMNPHEPGLDASDPTSFSSKSPWKRMWVLLAGPLTNALVALGILVALYTSGTHVVVPLTVGTIVPGSEAARAQLVPGDRIVSVDGVPLGSWAEFVELIAQNPGRELKLGVERQDEPREVTVRPRPDERGEGRIGVSQQYVYRTHDPGQALMQAVAHTANLVSEGTRMLHRMLQGKQGLDMANPVGLVKQSSGAAASGLGAFLRVLVSVSVALAFFHLLPLPSLDGGRMLFLLFEVVSHRKVPPRVETLVHTVGFLALLGVLLMVALADLRQVMVRSQATPDAGTARPGPGANTGSLAPSDGGVSPVADDLGG
- a CDS encoding ribonuclease HII codes for the protein MPSVEDLLQHSLAELTERFITQEHSVPSGLLEALEADPRQGAKTLVRRIRSRQGKNRAEGQRLRHLLRFESELWEQGHTHIAGVDEAGRGPLAGPVVAAAAILPKGWRLEGLDDSKKIADEARRDELAEAIKQGAVAWAVGQADAEEIDRLNIRRASLLAMHRAVEALGIRPDYVLLDAFTIPECTLPQRGIIKGDALSLSIAAASVLAKTTRDRLMRELDARYPGYGLAEHKGYPTASHVQAIRDKGVLPIHRRSFAPVREALGGNPPVQAGPTQGELFTENGPR
- a CDS encoding carboxypeptidase-like regulatory domain-containing protein; its protein translation is MLQARNLLLLLGLAPLVSCDGGVRVNRQGDPCTENLVTLRVEVVDAQGTTVRDATVTATNLDTGRTITSTTGDRGITTAVNEEIGSGAVRLTATAGSKVSAPAEVAWTCDDCHCHPEPSMVRLQLHP